The Novipirellula artificiosorum genome contains a region encoding:
- a CDS encoding DUF1501 domain-containing protein, with protein sequence MLSFKGFKAKDLCDPHLRATRRTFLRVGGCGMLGLSLPTLLQLQQTRGEETSLGGPGWGKAKSIILVYLQGGPSHLDLWDPKQNVPDNVKSIFKPISTKIPGVQFTENLPKLSQVNDRFTMIRSMSYTPNGLFNHTAAIYQMMTGYTTDKVSPSGQLEPPSPKDFPNFGSNIVKMRPVDEPMLPFVMLPRPLQESNVIGKGGTAGFLGKSYDPYTLYPAGDDMDMNKMDRILIDDLRLRPEVFSVRLQRRAKLRELLNAQMPEINKAVESFELDQYYDQALSLIVSGRARDAFDLSAESDATRDAYGRNTFGQSCLLARRLVEAGTRVVEVVWPKVANSDNHSWDHHTGLSKRMKDQSAPMLDSGLTTLITDMDARGLLEDTLVIAVGEFGRSPQRGVSTSGNNNSDDGRDHWPYCYTAVMAGAGSKRGYVHGKSDKTASAPLEDPVHPAELLATIYHSFGIDPATIVYNHLNQPRELVKADAVGALLT encoded by the coding sequence ATGTTGTCCTTCAAAGGCTTCAAAGCCAAAGACCTTTGCGATCCGCACTTGCGGGCAACTCGGCGAACTTTCTTGCGGGTCGGTGGCTGTGGGATGTTAGGATTGTCACTGCCGACGCTGCTGCAGTTGCAGCAGACCCGCGGAGAGGAAACGTCGCTTGGCGGACCGGGATGGGGGAAAGCGAAGAGCATTATTTTGGTTTACTTGCAAGGCGGCCCAAGTCATTTGGATCTTTGGGATCCGAAACAGAATGTCCCCGATAATGTGAAAAGCATCTTCAAGCCAATCAGCACCAAAATCCCTGGCGTCCAATTCACCGAGAACTTGCCAAAACTGAGCCAGGTCAACGACCGTTTCACGATGATTCGCTCGATGTCTTACACGCCGAACGGCTTGTTCAACCATACGGCTGCGATCTATCAGATGATGACCGGCTATACGACGGACAAGGTCAGCCCCTCCGGCCAATTGGAACCGCCGTCGCCAAAGGATTTCCCCAATTTCGGCAGCAATATCGTCAAGATGCGACCAGTTGATGAACCCATGCTGCCATTCGTGATGCTGCCTCGACCGTTACAAGAATCCAACGTGATCGGCAAAGGTGGTACCGCGGGTTTTCTCGGGAAGTCCTATGATCCCTACACGCTCTATCCCGCCGGCGATGACATGGACATGAACAAGATGGATCGGATCCTCATCGATGATTTGCGACTGCGACCCGAGGTGTTCAGTGTTCGGCTACAACGCCGAGCAAAGTTACGTGAACTGCTCAACGCTCAAATGCCAGAGATCAACAAAGCCGTCGAGTCATTTGAGTTGGACCAATACTACGACCAAGCGTTGTCACTGATCGTTTCCGGCCGAGCACGTGATGCATTTGACCTCTCAGCGGAGAGCGACGCGACTCGCGACGCCTACGGGCGTAACACATTTGGGCAGAGTTGTTTGTTGGCTCGCCGATTAGTCGAAGCGGGCACGCGTGTGGTCGAAGTGGTTTGGCCGAAGGTTGCTAATAGCGACAACCATTCTTGGGATCACCACACGGGGTTGAGCAAGCGGATGAAAGATCAGTCGGCTCCTATGCTTGACAGCGGTTTGACCACCTTAATCACCGACATGGATGCGCGAGGCTTGCTCGAAGACACCCTTGTGATTGCAGTTGGCGAATTTGGCCGCAGCCCTCAGCGCGGGGTCAGCACCAGCGGCAATAACAATAGCGATGATGGTCGCGACCATTGGCCGTACTGCTACACCGCCGTCATGGCGGGTGCCGGATCAAAACGTGGCTATGTGCACGGCAAGAGCGACAAGACCGCGTCCGCCCCTCTGGAAGACCCGGTCCATCCGGCTGAATTGTTGGCGACCATCTACCACAGCTTTGGAATTGATCCAGCAACCATCGTCTACAACCACTTGAATCAACCACGTGAATTGGTCAAGGCCGACGCGGTCGGTGCGTTGTTGACGTAG